Genomic segment of Nyctibius grandis isolate bNycGra1 chromosome 25, bNycGra1.pri, whole genome shotgun sequence:
gctgGTTCCAAAGCAAGAAGTCCAGCTAACCctattgtattcaactagtgtccGTGACGGTCTCTTAACAGCACAAAAGGTCCAGTAACTCACCTAACGGGGTGTCCACggtaacctgttaaaatttaacaacctATGGCTAACTCTACAGACTCTATAGCAAACACAGTACCCCTTTTCCCAGTATACCTATCTTATTAagattgaattttatttgatttttgagtATTGGTAACACTGGCTCTGGCTTAAGCCCGTCCTAGGGAGTCCCCCGCCGCAGTCTGGGTCTGGTGCTCAAGCGGTGCATCCTGCAGGACAGTAAAGGCTCTGCAAAACCTGCCTGAGAGGCTGCTGGGCTCCCGGCGAGTCGCAAAGGGCAAAGTTTCTCTTCAGCTCGGGAGAATCCTACCTTTAATCTCGGcgtggggcagcagcagagccgtTGAGCTGTTGTCCCTCTTTAGGCACACCTAGGAGAGAGCAAGGAACACACAGCGATTTCATAAAAGTAAACCCAGACAATTTttttgaggaaacaaaaaagcttaAGGAATAATATAGTGCAGAGAATGGGCTATTAACACTGTCTGTGCTCCCAAGCCCACGGGATCCCCGAGTTAAGTGGGGCGAGGGTGGATGTACGCAGACAGCCATCCCACACAGCCCATAAACCCTCTACCTGTTTGACCCCTCGTGGAGATCTCGCTCGCCAGCCTCTCAAAGTACTCGGGCAAGTCTGCGTATTCATCGCCGTAGGGAACCACTTTAATGCCTTTGTCCAGCATGTTCTCACAGAGCTTCTGAAACTCATGCACGTCTCCCCTCCGTACCAGCATGAAGTGCTCCATGTCTGACTTGTGCTTCACAGCCTCTAAAAACAGGGCCTGAAACGTGGTGTCATCCGTAGTCCAACCACAGCCCAAGAACAGGAACGACTTCTTTTCATACAGCTTCTGAATCTCTCgctttaaaaaagggaaagaggttCTTAGTCAAGGCAAGCTTTATCTTCACAAGGCACAAGAGACAGCACCTGCCTTATTGCTGATGAGACTGTCATCATTCCGTCGTCCTCAACACGAGCGTGGTGAGGTGTTTTTGCAACTCAGAGGGCTAGAGAATCCATCTCTCCTCTTATTTCACAAAATTCAGGACTCTCCCACCACCCTGTGCGAAGCCCAGTCTTTAAACTCAGCTGAGTCTATGCCCGGAGCTCGCACCGGGAAGGGGGATGTGTATATAGACAAGGTCTGGCACCCCAAAGCAtgccctgcagagagaagggaaggctgcCTCGCTCACCTTGACCTTCGTTTTGCGCAGCACGTTCCTTGTAGCCGTCCGGGTGGAGCACGATGCCTCTGGGTTTGGTGTAAATGCCGTAGAAATGCAGGACGCTGAGCTGCCTCTTCTCCTGCGCCCACTGCAGCACctgcacaaaacaaacccctccAGAAACGTTAGCGAGCACATCACGTTAGCTTCCACAGtgctattaaaaataccatttcaggGAAGTGTTTCAAAGAGGCAGCTTCCCCCTCATCTTATCTCCTCAATGAGTCCATCAGCCTCTACATCGCAGCCTATGGCGCTTGTTTCGGTCAACGCTTCAGTTGAACGGCGAATGTGATGGGGAGAGACTGAATCAATACACCAGACGCAgcagaaaaaggggggaaaCTCTATAAATATGACATCAGCATGCTTCTCATGCCTACAAAGTTTATTTCTTGGCCCCTCTAGGCTCTGAGAAGCTCTGAGGGAGCTCAACAGCTGaccttcatttcagaaagccacTTCCGAAGCTCTCAGTTTACTCCTGCGGACCTTAGCTCATTTAAGCTCGCAATAATTAGAATGCTTATTTGTAACACTGTAAGTACTTCCAGCCCTGTAGATTAAGAGGTCATGCAGGAAAcatgaagcacagaaatgagTCAGAATGGAAAGAGACCAAGTACTGTGCAGCACCTACACGTGGCGCGTGTTTAACACGCAAACAGAAGGACCCAGCGGTAAAAGCCACGGTGGGAAGATGAGGTGGGCAGGTGGCAAAGAGCTCAGGGCTTCACAGCCTCATTTTCTGCCTGACTGAAGACCTGGGGCAAAAGGAGGGAAGCTCGCGTGAAGCTCATGGCTACAAATACAAGAGCACGGCATAAGAAGCTGGAATGAGCCAGCAGGAGCCATGCAGCCATTTCAGAAAGAGGACACGGGGCAAGGGGGAAGCCTCGAAGGCTACAGCCCCGAAAATGCTCCGTCACAAGAAGGACTCAGCAGCACgttataaaaatagaaaggtcAGCTTTGTGTCTCGCACGGAGTTCCCCGTGTCGGTTAGAAACATCAACCCACGCCTTCTGTGGAAGCAAGGCTTCAGCAAGGCCAAGCCAGAAGTTTCAAGGACAGAGATCAAAGCAATACCAGGCTTCAGGGCTCCTCCTGAGCAATGGATGTGAGCCAGCaagcacagcatttcagaaaccaGCGTTGGTCTTCATTCCTCTGCTCACTGCCCCAAACGGGCGGAGCCTCTGCTTGGAGGTTTGGCTGACATCAATTAAATTACTACAAGCAGCACAATCCCCTTACACGGGCGTGAGGGCACATCCCGCAGCCGCCACCGTCCTGCggtgtcccagctcagccctgacgTTTAAAAAAGATCATCATCGTTTACCTTCTTTTCATCAGTCAGGTCAAGAGACTCCAGAGGCTTCCCCTGCTGTGCTGCGTACAGTTCCAGCAGGTTATCAAAGTTTGTGGTTAACACCAGCGCCCCGTTTTCCATCAAGTGAAGCACAGACTGAAGCAGCTGCTTCCCAGAATCTTCCATTTTAGATTCCAGGTCATCAAACACCTCGTATAAACACTTTTTCAAACAGTCTGAGCAAACATCGCTCGTGcgctgggaaggggagagagattAAGATCAGAGTTGGAATATTTAAATCTCTGGTACCAGGTACTCCCCCCCCAGCATACTCCCAGTGAAATACCCAAAAGCTGGTGTCCACAGCAGAGTTATGCCTCAGGAACCCGGCACAGTTAACTGCACTTGTGGTTCCTTCTAGATAAAGGGATCGTTGGAGCTGGGGGCACGCTGGAGAACCAAATTAGGCTACTTCCAAAAGCCAAATCCTAATCAGAGTCTAAACCCCTCCTACAAGCACACTCACCAGTGACAGCTCCTGGTAAAGGTCGTGGGCAATGCGAAGCAAGTTCTCGTCTTCACGGAGATGCTTTTGAAACCGTTTGCTCTCTTCATCTTCCAGCAGATCAAACTCAATAGCAGCATCCAGGAGGGCCTGGATTAATCCCTTCTGAGACTTCAGCGCCGGGACCTGTGGAGCAACTGCTGCGCTGATTCCTGTCCCGATCACCAAAACGAGTTCCCAAGGCTCCTTGGTTTTGAGGCTTGGCAACAGCTCCCTGCAAGAGGAGAAAGTAGGTACCATCGTAGATGGAAGGATGTCTTGGGTCATGAAGACCGAGGACAAGGGAGGTGCCCTCTGCCTAAATTTTGAATCAACATTAGGGTCCTCCCAGAAAGAGAGGATGAAAGGAGCAGCTTGGTGTCCCTCAAAGACAGCACGCAGCTCCACGGATCAACGTCACCTATGCCCACAGTTACGAGGTACACAATCACAACGCATTTGGCAATCGAGTCCATTGCCGAGACGGTTACTGGGGAGCCAAACGGCCCAGGAATACTTCTGAAAGAGCTGTGGGGCTATATTCTCCTTCgtcctcctcccctcttccttattttcctaGCTTTCCACCTGCacagtgcttttaaatttgCCGTTTATTAAGTAGATGTGCATCTCCTCATCACGCCTTGCCTGACACCAAGCTGCTTTGCTGAAGCAGGGGACCAGCTCCAGCTTCCCAGAGGATggaagcagcagcccagggaggcagcTCATTTGGAAGGAATGGTTTTTATCTGCAAACACGTGATGTTTAgtgagaagggggaaaggaaacCGACAGCGCACAGATGGAGCTTTGCCTCCCCTCCACTGCGAAAACAGACGAGTTAACCCTTTTCTTGAGGAGGTTTTCACTGTTAGTGGCGATAAATGGGTTGTAATTTTGGGACTGCAAGCCTCACGTGCAAAGAATAAATGAGTATTCATGCTAATGAGCAAGCATAAAAACACAACCAGCAACCTAGGGactgaaatccaaaataataacaaataccCAAGTCTTAACGTCCTAAGCGACAGCTCTGGAAGAGGCATTCTGTTCCCACGCTGATAAATCCACTTGTTTCTATCCTGAGCAAGTTAAATATAATCTCCCAGcctcttttctcctcattcCACAGTCACTGGATCAACCTTGAGACCAGGGCTCCCTCCCAGAAACTATTCTCCAGCCCTCCATAACTCGTAAATAACTCAGGTTAGTGGaagacatggtttagcgggcatggtggcattgggtcaatggttggacttgatgttCTTTTGGGTCTtctccaaccttaacaattctatgattctatgagacaACTCCCTAGATGAATTAGCTGCTCGGTCGCAGACAGCGATGCCTTCATTCCTGAGCCCATCCTATCGCAGCAGCCACAGTACCAACCCTGGATGGAAAGAAGCGTGGGCATGCCCCAAGTCAGCGCCATGCTCAGGTCCCCGATTGGAGACCTGCGAGGCGACCTATTTATTAGTATGAGAAGCCTCCAGAGATGGAATTATTTCAGCCTTTACATGCAGCAAAATCATACTGATTTGAGTAATTGCCTGTCCTCCTGGGAACCGGCATCCAGCTCAAGCAAAGAAGCACAACCACCACACCTGCCATGACCCCCACAGGACAGGACCTGGGCTAAAACCGTGGaggcagtggaggaaaaaaccaGCTTTCTGTGTAACCGTGCCTCCTGGCTTAGgggttagagaaaaaaaacagcaacaaagtaCTTTCTGGGTGTTAaggccttggctcagcaaccGAAACGACCGCTGGGGCTCGGTGCCAAGTGTCTCGTGCTCTTCAAAGAACAACGCGAGGTTATGGAAAAAGCTCTTATCAGAAGAAATTCACTGGAGTAGAATTAAATTTACCTGGGCCTTTTCGCAGGTGGCATTCCATCTTCCAACAATGTTTCTTCACCCGGGCTCTCCGCAGAAGCCATCCAGTTTCTCTAGTAGACAAATCACCACAAGCAAAGTCACTACACACATGCAACGCGACGTGGAACAGACCAGCGTTTCACGGGCGGAGAAATAACCGGCGTTTGTTATCTTTATGAGATCACCTTCGGGCTGAGAACGGCACATTTTTGTTCCTCAACTCTGCCCCCACAGCTCTCATCCACTTCCTGAACTTTACAAAGAAGCTCGACCAAATTGTGGGGTTGCTTTGGACAGAACCGGGTTGCAAACCCTTCGTTTCGCCTTGTCTTCACCCAAGAGCCCGTATCTTGGAGCAGGCACTCCCCCCCTTTCCGAGGCAAAACTTGCTGCTTGGGATAaacagcaggagggaagaaagacaaaaagcttGTTGTTGGCTACAAAAAGCCACCGAGAGCATTTAATTCTCCGGTGATGAGAGAAGGATGATCCAGCCCGCCGTATCCCACAGGCGGTGGGATCTCGCAAAGGAAGTCCCATGGCTGAGAACTCTTTCAACAGCCCACGATATAAAGTACAAAAGCTCTGCCAGCACACGGTCCTCTCCCACTCTGCCTctccaaaatattaaaagggaaagaaagcagacaGAACTCTGCACCCTTATCCATTTTTTCTTGCTAATTGTAATGATGGTCCAGTAAAAATTCTGGTAGGCAGACGTACAGCGTGAGAGCTGCCGGCCCAAAATCCCAGCCTTCTTACTGGGGTTCTCGGTGAGATCTGAGCGCTTTGTCCTCCAAATGAGATGCCCACGATCGCTCCGCTGCGGCAAAGCGGCGGGGAAggtgctggctgccaggtgaAACTTGTACAAACCTCAGCTGTGCTGCAAACGTTGGCAGGGATCGTTTAAGAAGGGGCCCCAATAATCTAGCTAACAGTCATCTTTTGATGGGGGATGATGAAAACAGGGCACAGCGACTCTCGCAGGTGCTTGCCAGCCTTTCATTTCTGACcgcttctgaaaatgtttaattataaTTACGATGATAATATATCaacataataatataataatattataaCACCTCAGAGAGCTGGTCTTCACAACCTGCCTCCTGAAACACCACTTAGCTGCCCATCACctcaaaaaatcaaaattattttaccgCAGAGAACCCACTGGACACTCAAGCAGTAAGGTCAAACTCGCCCTGAGTGAACACAGCCAAGCACAGTCAGGATGGAAAAcatcaagggggaaaaaaaaaacctctttttttttttaattctagtaGGGTAAGATCTCTTATTTTGGATTAGCTGATTCTTCTGGAAGAACAGGCTGCTTCCACAATGCCAGCCAAATGTTAATTAACGGTGCAAAGACGCTTTAAGACGAGCTAGGGATTAAAGCCCGTAACCTTCGTTAACGGGAATATTTAAGAAGGAAGTTGGTGAAAAGCAACACGCTGAACTCCCGCTGCTGTCCAGGTCTGCCCTCAAGCCCCTCCGAAGCAGCATGTCTAACAGCTGAGGTAAAACCCTCCCCAGCTTCTCAACCAGCTGAGTTTATGGCTATAGTTTAAGTTTATATTAGCTTTCGGTTGCGAATTCTCTGCTCAGTCTCTAATATCAAGCCTGTTTATAAACCCCTACCATCATTTTGCTTGTTCACCTGCCTGAGCACTGTTCCTATTTCGCTCGTCCTACATGTCTGCATTActttaaacagcagaaaaggagtTATCAGTTCAATTTTTAAGCACTAAGGACATTTCAAAAGTCGTTTTGAACACAGGAAAATACGCCCTTTCTAATTATAGTTACCAAGAAATAGTTGTCTAATATCATGAACTTCACTCTTCATTGCTATTTAATGCAGAtagccaaaaaggaaaaaaaaaaaaaaaacatcagaaataatATCTAGTTGTCTTCTGTCTCCAAAAAAGTGCTTATTTCTCTTAAGAACAAGTCTTGGAGATTCAGCTAGGAAATATTAACCTCCAGATTTTAGGCCTGGGGAGAAGCTCTGCTCTCCAGGGACATCAATCACGCCGGCATGGTCGAGGTAACCGAAATTAAACAGCATTACCTCAGCGCGTGGCACCACTGCTGCGGGGAAAAAAGCAGCGAGGGGACCCTGCCATGCCATGAGCGTGGCTGCCGTGAAGGAGAGGGAGCGACGGGCACTTACAAGATAAGAAGCGTCTCCCCAGTCTTCCTCCTCGAGCCTTCGGGAACATTCCAGCTATTTAGACTACAGGGAGTCGGAGAGAGCGTAAACATCAAACTCCCTGGGTTCTTGGCTCGCCTGCCCCCTTCTCCTCTCACAGCCTGGTCTCTCATCACCTTTATTAATGGCTTACATTAACAAATTACATTAATAAATTCCATAATATGCTTACAGAGTTCCTGCACAGAGTCCTCCACACCAAAGAAATCAGTTAATTTACCTTTTAAATAACCCTATCAGTTAATATACCTTTGAGGGACAGATTGCAGCAAGGAACCGTTATCTTGATGCCCCAAGTCAGCAACACTGAATAAACCTAACCACAACAGTCCCATATGTCATATAAAGACACACTCAGCTGCAAAAACGCCCCGAATACAAAGATGTAGCCCAGCTAAAACCAAACACCTAACCAAAGCGTACGCCAGATCAACGCCGAGGCTCACACTTGAGCGTGTATTTACAAAAACCTTGCTGTAACtccacaaaacacacacaacaggACTATGCTGCTCTGTCAACGCCagactccagcctgcagaaccACTCCTGGGGAAATGAATGAGATGTTTTCTCCgaaggaggtggggaaaggTGCGGATGCCCTTTGTCTCCACGCTCAGCAGCTACTCCACAAGTAAAGCTACACCAGCACGCCTGACCTGAACACTTTAAGGAAAGTAAAAACTGCGTGCTTCCAGCTCAATGCTGGAAGATTTACCCCTCAATTTATATAAATGCCCCTCAAATTATATCAAGGAGCAAGTACAAAGTCATTGCTCatcaattatttttagctgctttgaGCGCTGAGAAGAACTACCCCCAGTGAGGGCGTAATTCAGatctccttttttaattaagcgGCTTCAAGATGTTGGGATAAGACAAACGTTACATTCTAGTTTAAAACCCGCTACGTTTGGGCTAGAAGAATCCAAAAGGATGTTAATGAGTTGTTCCCTGTCCGACTCCGTGGGAGTCACAATTGGAGCAGGCCCGCACGGCTGGTCAAAACCACCCTAGGAAGGGACAGGCTTCTGAGGTAACGGGGACCAGTGGCACGAGGAAAACAAGCCCTTAAAACACATCAGAGGTTTGTATTTAACGCTGTGATCCTCCATTTGCTTTGGGCTCCCACCGGCTTCATGAAAACCGAGAGCGAACACAGCGAAGCCCAGCGACGGGGGGGCTTAGCACCTTCAGGGATGGCCGGCGCCTCGAGGCCTtacctttcctctctgctgcgcCCCTTCCTCGCCCCCTCTCACGCTAAACCtgagggaaaagcaagaagaaggtatttcagcaggcagggaggaaggtGCGGGGGAAAAAACGGCcaagaaaatggcttttaaagagGGTGACGGTATGGGGGGGGGCTGACAGAGCGGCAACGCTGAGGTGAAGCTgggtccctgtgccccccggccccctcggGCTCACCCCCGCCCCCCTCGGGCTCACCGCCGGCTCCGTCGCCCTCGGGGCTCCTCTCATGGCAGCACCTACCCCGGCCTGCCGTCGCCATGGCAACGCTCCCCCCCCCTTCCGCCTACCCCGGCCCGCTGTCGACATGGCAACGttcccccctctcctctccccggTTCCTGCCCCGCACGCACCTAGCGCCGCGTGCCCGGCCCCACGCGGAgacgcccgccccgccccgcgcaggcGCCTCGCGCCCTGCCCCACCCCCTGCGCGCGGCGGCAGGGAGGGGATCGCGCGAGATTTCACTGAATTCTCGCGATGCTTCGCAGGGTATAAAAGGCGGCGGGCGCATGCGCTTGACAGTCGCGGCCTGTGCGCGGCGGCGGAGGTTGGTGCGGCGGCCGCAGCCTGTCCGGGGGCGGTGTGAGGGTGCGGGGGCTGCTGTAGGCTGCTTAGTGGGTGTGACTGTGGCCTGTTAGCCCTCAGGGGCCTTCCTCCCTCGTGTCCTTTCCTTGAGCTGCCTCTTTGCTTGGGTTTGTGTCCGTGCAATGTGTCTCCAGCCCTGTGAGGTAGCGAGAGCAGCGCTTGGCCTCGGGCTGACTGCTGTAATTCTGTGTCCTCCTGGCTGTCTGGGAGCGGGGTGATGGGGTCagactgtggcttttttttgatCCGTTGCCACCTACAGATCTCGTTCTGGCTCATCGAGAACGGTTTCAGCGTCGTCATCGCCGCCTGCGACACCTTCCACGCGGGAGCGGTGGAGCGGCTCCGCACCCACACGCGTCGCCTCAACGCTCTGCACCCTCTGGAGAGCCACGGCAGGCGAACCATGGTGCAGCTCTATGAGAAGGGCTACGGCAAGGACGCCGCGGGGATCACCGCGGAGGCCATCTCTTACGGACGGTGGAAATCCACCGTCGGGAGATGCCGTTTTGGGGGAGCGTCCTGCTTAAGGTTGTCTCCTCGTCTTCCCAGCTCGGAACAAGGGCTTTGGCGTGGTGCTGGTGGACACGGCGGGCCGCATGCAGGACAACGCTCCGTTGATGACGGCGCTGGCCAAACTCATCGCTGTCAACGCTCCCGACTTGGTTCTGTTCGTTGGGGAAGCGCTGGTGGGAAATGAGGCTGTGGATCAGCTGGTGAGTGTCGGGGCTTTGTTTCCTGAaagactgaggggaaaaaaaatgtgctttggaGGTTTTATCGGAGATTCGGACAGCGGCAGCACCATGAACGTGATTTTTGGATCAATTCTCTCCCTCAGGTCAAGTTCAACAAGGCGCTGGCTGATCACTTCATGGCCCAGACACCACGGCTCATCGATGGGATTGTCCTCACCAAATTTGATACTATTGATGACAAGGTAAGGAGACCGAGACAACTCTGCATGGAACTTCCCACTGGGGACCAGAGGGGGAAGAGATGGGAATTGGCAAACACAGGGCGCTTCTGTGCTGTCCTGGCCACTGTCCCCTGCCGCCTTCTTGCATTTAAGCCACTTAAACAAAACTTTAGCAGCCTCAGAATCAcgcagaatcaaacaggttggaagagccctctgggatcatcgagtccaaccattgccctgacaccaccatgtcaactagaccatggcgctaagtgcaatgtccagtcttttcttaaacccctccagagatggtgactccatcacctccctgggcagcctcttccaatggctaatgaccctttctgagaacaaatgcttcctaatgtccaacctgaccctcccctggtgaagcttgaggctgtgtcctcttgtcctatcgctagttgcctggcagaagaggctgactcccactccactacaacctcccttcaggtagttgtagactgcaataaggtcacctctgagcctcctcttctccaggctacacaaccccagctccctcagcctttcctcgtaggtcagaccctccagacccttcaccagcttggtcgccctcctctgcactcgccCTCCTCATTTCCACGCACGTGGAAAATGGAGCCGTGAGGTCTCTTGGTTTCTATGCATCACCACAGCGCGGCATATAGTGACCATACAGATCTGGAAAGTAGGAGGAGGCTCACTATCTGACAAGCTTTTCGAGGTGTTCCCCTGAGGGGGGTAGCAGGGGAGTTGCTAACGGTGCTGCTTGTCCTTGGCAGGTCGGCGCCGCCATCTCCATGACCTACATCACGAGCAAGCCCATCGTTTTCGTTGGTACCGGACAAACTTACTGTGATCTGCGAAGCCTTAACACCAAGGCCGTGGTCACAGCGC
This window contains:
- the LOC137673375 gene encoding signal recognition particle receptor subunit alpha-like, encoding MVEISFWLIENGFSVVIAACDTFHAGAVERLRTHTRRLNALHPLESHGRRTMVQLYEKGYGKDAAGITAEAISYGRWKSTVGRCPRNKGFGVVLVDTAGRMQDNAPLMTALAKLIAVNAPDLVLFVGEALVGNEAVDQLVKFNKALADHFMAQTPRLIDGIVLTKFDTIDDKVGAAISMTYITSKPIVFVGTGQTYCDLRSLNTKAVVTALMKA